The Chitinophaga pinensis DSM 2588 region TGTTTTTCTTCCCGTATAAGACCGATGTGTAGCATATCTGGGTTTTGGTGTAACCAAATATAACACAAAAAAAGATCCGCCCCGACAGCGTATTAAAACACTGTCAGGGCGGAACCACTCTTTAATAAAACCTCATTTATTTAACCTCAACTATTTCAGATATGCTTTTAATTCGTTGCCTGCCTGTAACATCGCAGAACGTGTAGACGGATTGTCTGCAATAGGATTCAGCAGACCGTAATCATGGATCGCACCATCATATCTTACCAGTGTCACATTCACGCCTGCCGCATCCATTTTACGTGCATACGCTTCGCCTTCATCACGCAGTACATCATTCTCTGCAACCTGTACCAGTGCTGGTGGTAAACCTTTCAGCTGTTCAGCGGTAGCCTGTAAAGGAGAAGCATAGATTTCTTTCCGCTGATTTGCATCTGTTGTATAATTATCCCAGAACCATTTCATCAGATTTTTCGTCAGGAAGCGTTGTTCTGCATATTGATTATAGGAACCTGTTTCGAAGTTAGCATCTGTTACAGGCCACAGCAGTACTTGCAACTTAATAGCCGGACCACCTTTCTCTTTCGCCATCAGTGCTACTACAGCCGCCATGTTACCACCCACGCTGTTACCTGCAACTGCCAGACGTTTACTGTCTATATTGATCTCTTTACCATTTGCGGCTACCCATTTGGTGGCTGCATATGCCTGATTGATAGCTACCGGATAGTGTGCTTCCGGTGAAGGTGTATAGTCAACGAAAACAGCGGCTGCACCTGAAGTTACCACCAGGTCACGTACCAGCCGCTGGTGAGTAGGGAAATCTCCCAGCACCCATC contains the following coding sequences:
- a CDS encoding alpha/beta hydrolase; this encodes MKKQILSLAVASILSASAFAQNVNPDNDPNIDRHTKAFLHALNNSGGAPLETLSPKDAREVLIGAQKSVKVDISGITVTEKTITQDGQTIKLHIVRPEGAKGILPVFMFFHGGGWVLGDFPTHQRLVRDLVVTSGAAAVFVDYTPSPEAHYPVAINQAYAATKWVAANGKEINIDSKRLAVAGNSVGGNMAAVVALMAKEKGGPAIKLQVLLWPVTDANFETGSYNQYAEQRFLTKNLMKWFWDNYTTDANQRKEIYASPLQATAEQLKGLPPALVQVAENDVLRDEGEAYARKMDAAGVNVTLVRYDGAIHDYGLLNPIADNPSTRSAMLQAGNELKAYLK